In the genome of Shewanella glacialimarina, one region contains:
- a CDS encoding DNA-3-methyladenine glycosylase I — translation MQVNRCGWVSEDPMYQHYHDEVWGRPVYDSIELFAKLCLDGQQAGLSWITILKKQANYEACFAHFEPSIIASFDQDKVEELLLNPGIVRNRLKVNSIIRNAKAYLAFVDQGNDFSEFLWGFVNGKPQVNYPATLKDVPVQTPASEAMSKALKKMGFNFVGPTICYAFMQAVGMVDDHTTDCFCAASKRQ, via the coding sequence ATGCAAGTTAACCGATGTGGCTGGGTAAGTGAAGACCCTATGTATCAACATTATCATGATGAGGTATGGGGGCGGCCTGTTTATGACTCCATAGAGCTTTTTGCTAAACTGTGTTTAGACGGTCAGCAAGCGGGATTATCCTGGATTACCATTCTTAAAAAGCAGGCTAACTATGAAGCCTGCTTTGCTCATTTTGAACCGAGTATTATCGCCAGCTTTGATCAAGACAAAGTCGAGGAGCTGTTACTTAATCCTGGCATAGTGCGTAATCGATTAAAGGTTAATTCCATTATTCGCAATGCCAAAGCGTATTTAGCTTTTGTTGATCAGGGCAATGATTTCTCTGAATTCTTATGGGGCTTTGTAAACGGTAAGCCACAGGTAAATTATCCTGCAACGCTTAAAGATGTGCCTGTGCAAACGCCAGCATCTGAAGCTATGTCAAAGGCGCTGAAGAAGATGGGCTTTAATTTTGTTGGCCCAACAATTTGTTATGCTTTTATGCAAGCCGTTGGCATGGTCGACGACCACACCACAGATTGCTTTTGTGCCGCGTCTAAGCGTCAATAA
- a CDS encoding amidohydrolase family protein, which translates to MFTQKLTPIYTAIALSLGISSTSFATEDEAAKWQVNAPENAPLQKVDINVTDGTWMNVNVSPDGKTIVFDLLGDIYQMPISGGEATQLASGIAWQMQPVYSPDGKYIAFTSDEDGGDNIWIMNADGTNPHPVTSETFRLLNSPAWSPDSQYLVARKHFTASRSLGAGEVWMYHVAGGEGVKLTERPNDQKDLGEPAYSPDGRYIYFSQDATPGKTFHYSKDSVKGIYKIKRYDTQTGDIEVLIEGTGGAIRPTPSSDGKSLAYIKRDGFQSTLYSLDLKSGEETKLYDKLDRDMQETWAIHGVYPTMSWTNDNKDIVFWANGKINKLNVAKKTLSDIPFSIKTQLDVQPSVRFTQNLDQDNFDVKMLRMAQVSPDGEQVVFEALGKLWIRDIKDGKQKRLTRLDNDVNELFPQWSRDGKNIVFTTWNDQAQGTVSIVSSRGGKAKVLTNEPGKYVEPTFSPNGEYVVYRKAKGGYMTARTWSQEPGLYKVDTKGKKNTKLSASGYQPQFGADNDRVYFMDYGSSPQLSSIGMNGFEKRTHYTSEHATEFRIAPNGEHLAFAERFRVYVTPFAKHGETINIGPKANNLPVTQLSARAGESISWNNDSNELYWTLGPDLYQAKVDTQYEKSDAKIEPQITSIGFKQDADVPRGTIAFVGGKVITLENDQVIENGVVIVKDNKIVAVGDASTSIPSGAQIIDIAGKSIMPGLFDAHAHGGQADDEIIPQQNWALYSGLSLGVTSIHDPSNDTTEIFAAAEQQKAGNIVGPRIFSTGTILYGANGPGYTSHIDSLDDAKFHLERLKKVGAFSVKSYNQPRRNQRQQVIAAARELEMMVVPEGGSLLQHNLTMIADGHTTVEHSLPVAAIYSDIKQFWSQTKVAYTPTLVVAYGGISGEHYWYDKTDVWAHPRLSMYVPHDILDARSMRRTTAPDAHYNHFNVARVANELNEIGVKPNIGAHGQREGLAAHWEMWMFAQGGMSNMDVLKTATINPATTFGMDHQLGTIKPGKLADLIVIDGDPLTDIRSTDKVTYTMVNGKLFNSETMNELNGDKIQRKPFFFETK; encoded by the coding sequence ATGTTCACACAAAAACTTACCCCTATTTATACCGCGATAGCATTATCACTTGGTATTAGCTCAACTAGTTTTGCCACAGAAGATGAAGCAGCGAAATGGCAAGTCAACGCCCCAGAAAATGCCCCATTACAAAAAGTCGACATTAATGTCACTGATGGCACATGGATGAACGTCAATGTATCACCTGACGGCAAAACGATTGTATTTGACCTACTAGGCGATATCTATCAAATGCCTATATCTGGTGGCGAAGCAACCCAACTTGCTAGTGGCATTGCATGGCAAATGCAGCCAGTTTATAGCCCTGATGGAAAATATATTGCGTTCACATCTGATGAAGATGGCGGCGACAACATATGGATAATGAATGCCGATGGCACCAATCCACATCCAGTAACCAGCGAAACATTCCGCCTATTAAACAGCCCAGCCTGGAGTCCTGACTCACAGTATCTAGTTGCTCGTAAACACTTTACCGCAAGTCGAAGCTTAGGTGCTGGCGAAGTGTGGATGTATCATGTTGCTGGAGGTGAAGGCGTTAAGCTGACAGAACGTCCAAATGATCAAAAAGATTTAGGCGAGCCTGCCTACTCACCTGACGGCCGCTATATCTATTTCAGCCAAGATGCGACCCCAGGTAAAACCTTTCATTACTCAAAGGATTCTGTAAAAGGGATTTATAAAATTAAACGCTATGACACCCAAACCGGTGACATTGAAGTATTAATTGAAGGTACCGGCGGTGCTATTCGTCCAACACCAAGCTCTGATGGTAAATCTTTAGCATACATAAAACGAGATGGTTTCCAGTCGACCTTATATTCTCTGGACTTAAAGTCTGGTGAAGAAACAAAGCTGTATGACAAGCTAGATCGTGACATGCAAGAAACCTGGGCTATTCACGGCGTTTACCCAACAATGTCTTGGACCAATGACAATAAAGATATTGTGTTCTGGGCTAACGGTAAAATCAACAAGCTAAATGTGGCTAAAAAAACGCTTAGTGATATTCCCTTTTCTATTAAAACCCAGTTAGACGTACAACCCTCTGTTAGATTTACTCAGAACCTTGATCAAGATAATTTTGATGTAAAAATGCTGCGCATGGCACAGGTCTCACCTGATGGTGAACAAGTGGTCTTTGAAGCATTAGGCAAGTTATGGATCCGCGATATAAAAGATGGCAAACAGAAACGCTTAACTCGTTTAGATAATGATGTTAACGAGCTATTCCCTCAATGGTCACGTGATGGTAAAAACATTGTATTTACCACTTGGAATGACCAAGCCCAAGGTACCGTTAGCATCGTCAGTTCGCGTGGTGGAAAAGCCAAAGTGTTAACTAATGAACCTGGTAAATATGTTGAGCCAACATTCTCTCCTAACGGAGAATATGTGGTTTATCGTAAAGCTAAGGGCGGCTATATGACAGCTCGCACCTGGTCTCAAGAACCTGGTTTATATAAAGTTGATACTAAAGGTAAGAAAAACACCAAGCTATCTGCCAGTGGTTATCAACCACAATTTGGTGCAGATAACGACCGTGTGTACTTTATGGATTACGGCAGCTCGCCGCAACTTTCATCGATTGGCATGAACGGTTTCGAAAAACGTACTCATTACACTAGCGAACATGCGACAGAGTTTCGTATAGCCCCTAATGGTGAACATCTTGCATTTGCAGAACGTTTCCGTGTTTATGTCACGCCATTTGCTAAGCATGGTGAAACGATTAACATTGGCCCTAAAGCTAACAATCTACCCGTTACTCAACTCAGCGCCCGTGCCGGCGAAAGCATAAGTTGGAACAATGACAGCAACGAGCTTTATTGGACCCTTGGCCCAGACTTATATCAAGCCAAAGTTGATACTCAGTATGAAAAATCTGACGCTAAAATTGAGCCCCAAATAACCTCTATTGGCTTTAAACAGGATGCAGATGTTCCACGTGGAACAATCGCTTTTGTTGGCGGTAAAGTCATCACCCTTGAAAATGATCAAGTGATTGAAAATGGTGTAGTGATAGTTAAAGACAATAAAATTGTTGCTGTTGGCGATGCATCAACATCCATTCCATCTGGCGCGCAAATTATCGATATTGCCGGTAAGTCTATTATGCCAGGCCTGTTTGATGCCCATGCACATGGTGGCCAAGCAGATGATGAGATCATTCCACAACAAAACTGGGCACTCTATTCAGGCTTATCATTAGGAGTCACCTCTATCCATGACCCTTCAAATGATACCACGGAGATTTTTGCTGCTGCAGAGCAACAAAAAGCCGGTAACATTGTTGGCCCACGTATATTTTCAACCGGTACTATTCTATATGGCGCTAACGGCCCTGGTTATACCTCACACATTGATTCGTTAGATGATGCTAAATTCCATTTAGAACGCCTTAAAAAAGTCGGTGCATTTAGCGTAAAAAGCTATAACCAACCAAGACGTAACCAACGTCAGCAAGTAATAGCGGCAGCGCGTGAATTAGAAATGATGGTAGTACCTGAAGGTGGTTCGCTACTTCAACATAACCTCACTATGATTGCTGATGGCCACACAACGGTTGAACACTCGTTACCAGTGGCTGCCATTTACAGCGACATCAAACAGTTTTGGAGCCAAACTAAAGTAGCTTACACCCCAACCTTGGTGGTAGCTTACGGTGGTATTTCTGGTGAACATTACTGGTATGATAAAACCGACGTTTGGGCACATCCACGCTTAAGTATGTATGTTCCGCATGACATTTTAGATGCGCGCTCAATGCGTAGAACCACTGCACCTGATGCACATTACAATCATTTTAATGTCGCACGCGTTGCCAACGAACTAAATGAAATTGGTGTTAAGCCAAACATTGGTGCACATGGACAACGTGAAGGTCTGGCTGCTCATTGGGAAATGTGGATGTTTGCCCAAGGCGGCATGAGTAATATGGATGTATTGAAAACAGCCACCATTAACCCAGCAACCACTTTTGGTATGGATCATCAGCTTGGTACAATCAAGCCAGGTAAACTAGCCGATTTGATTGTTATTGACGGTGACCCACTGACTGACATTCGCAGCACTGATAAAGTAACTTACACTATGGTTAACGGTAAGTTATTTAATTCGGAAACAATGAATGAGTTGAATGGCGATAAGATACAACGTAAGCCGTTTTTCTTTGAAACAAAATAG
- a CDS encoding MOSC domain-containing protein: MEAKLAAIAYKTAKRGKMSQVFCANVTLERGVENDVFGRPGKRQVTVLSQQQWQIACKQINADLDWLTRRANLLITGYEFSAADVGKTLKIGADLQLLITGETDPCKKMEAAFAGLEQALTPDWRGGVTCKVIQAGLIQPDDRVTLR, encoded by the coding sequence ATGGAAGCTAAGTTAGCAGCAATAGCTTATAAAACAGCTAAGCGTGGCAAAATGAGTCAAGTATTTTGCGCCAACGTCACCTTAGAGCGAGGTGTTGAAAATGATGTTTTTGGCCGTCCAGGAAAACGTCAAGTAACCGTACTATCTCAACAGCAATGGCAAATAGCCTGTAAGCAAATAAATGCCGATTTAGACTGGCTTACCCGTAGAGCAAATCTGTTAATAACAGGGTATGAGTTCAGTGCCGCTGATGTAGGCAAGACACTCAAAATTGGTGCGGACTTACAATTGCTGATCACAGGTGAAACAGATCCCTGTAAAAAAATGGAAGCCGCTTTTGCTGGATTAGAACAAGCATTAACACCAGACTGGCGAGGCGGTGTAACTTGTAAGGTGATACAGGCTGGTTTGATCCAACCAGATGACCGAGTCACTCTGCGCTAA
- the tusA gene encoding sulfurtransferase TusA → MSEELTSLEIFAQAQHQLDALGLRCPEPVMMIRKAVRKMADGEIILIIADDPATTRDIPSFCEFMDHTLIASETSKTPYQYLLKKGL, encoded by the coding sequence ATGTCAGAAGAATTAACCTCCCTAGAAATATTCGCACAAGCACAACACCAACTTGATGCGTTAGGCTTACGCTGCCCTGAACCGGTAATGATGATCCGTAAAGCGGTACGCAAAATGGCTGACGGTGAAATAATATTAATTATTGCCGATGACCCAGCAACAACCCGAGACATTCCAAGTTTTTGTGAGTTTATGGACCACACCCTAATTGCCAGCGAAACATCAAAAACGCCCTATCAATATCTGCTAAAAAAAGGACTATGA
- the fadA gene encoding acetyl-CoA C-acyltransferase FadA, translating into MKQAVIVDCIRTPMGRSKAGVFRNVRAETLSAELMKALMLRNPQLDPNTIEDVIWGCVQQTLEQGFNIARNASLLAGIPKTAGAVTVNRLCGSSMDALHQAARAIMTGQGDTFIIGGVEHMGHVPMNHGVDFHPGLANRIAKASGMMGLTAEMLGKLHGITREQQDAFAVRSHQRAHAATVEGRFAKEIWGIEGHDVNGALIKVMTDEVIRPETTLESLAGLRPAFDPANGTVTAGTSSALSDGASAMLVMEESKARALGLPIRARIRSMAVAGCDAAIMGYGPVPATQKALARAGLSVADLDVIELNEAFAAQSLPCVKDLGLQDVVDDKINLNGGAIALGHPLGCSGARISTTLINLMEDKDATLGLATMCIGLGQGIATVFERV; encoded by the coding sequence ATGAAACAAGCTGTTATCGTAGACTGCATTCGTACCCCAATGGGCCGTTCTAAGGCAGGGGTATTTAGAAATGTACGTGCAGAAACTCTTTCTGCAGAACTAATGAAAGCCTTAATGCTTCGTAACCCGCAACTAGATCCAAATACCATTGAAGATGTTATTTGGGGTTGTGTGCAGCAAACACTAGAGCAAGGTTTCAACATTGCTCGTAACGCATCATTATTGGCCGGTATTCCTAAAACGGCTGGTGCTGTTACCGTAAACCGTTTATGTGGTTCATCAATGGATGCTCTTCATCAAGCGGCTCGTGCAATCATGACCGGTCAAGGCGACACCTTCATTATTGGTGGTGTTGAGCATATGGGTCATGTACCAATGAACCACGGTGTTGATTTTCATCCAGGCTTAGCAAACCGCATAGCTAAAGCCTCTGGCATGATGGGCTTAACAGCTGAAATGCTAGGTAAGTTACACGGCATTACCCGTGAACAACAGGATGCTTTTGCGGTACGCTCTCATCAGCGTGCACATGCTGCAACTGTTGAAGGTCGCTTTGCCAAAGAGATTTGGGGCATTGAAGGCCACGATGTAAACGGCGCATTAATCAAGGTTATGACAGACGAAGTTATCCGTCCAGAAACTACCCTTGAGTCACTTGCAGGATTACGTCCAGCGTTTGACCCAGCTAACGGCACTGTAACAGCGGGCACATCATCTGCACTATCAGATGGTGCATCTGCGATGTTAGTGATGGAAGAATCTAAGGCTCGCGCATTAGGTTTACCAATCCGTGCACGCATTCGCTCTATGGCGGTTGCAGGCTGTGATGCAGCTATTATGGGTTACGGTCCAGTTCCTGCTACTCAAAAAGCATTAGCCCGTGCTGGTCTTTCAGTTGCTGATTTAGATGTGATTGAACTTAACGAAGCGTTTGCAGCCCAGTCTTTACCTTGTGTTAAAGATCTTGGTTTACAAGATGTAGTTGATGACAAGATTAACCTTAACGGCGGCGCTATCGCCCTCGGTCATCCACTAGGTTGTTCAGGTGCACGTATTTCTACCACCCTGATTAACTTGATGGAAGACAAAGATGCAACATTAGGTTTAGCCACTATGTGTATCGGATTAGGTCAAGGTATCGCGACTGTTTTCGAACGCGTTTAA
- the fadB gene encoding fatty acid oxidation complex subunit alpha FadB, which yields MIYQSPTIQVELLEDNIAKLCFNAPGSVNKFDRETLASLDAALDSIKQSTDIKALILTSAKSTFIVGADITEFLELFKQDDATLLAWVEQANAVFNKLEDLPFPTVSAINGFALGGGCETVLATDLRVADTNALIGLPETKLGLIPGFGGTVRLPRVIGADNALEWITSGKEQRPDDALKVGAIDAVVAPENLHTAAIQMLHDALAGNLDWQARRKQKQSPLLLGKLEAMMSFATAKGMVFSIAGKHYPAPMAAVNVIEKAATLDRAGALQVEAQAFIKLAKTDVATALIGIFLNDQLVKGKAKKASKLAKDVNQAAVLGAGIMGGGIAYQSASKGTPIVMKDIAQPALELGLNEAAKILTTQVARGRSTPEKMAKVLNNITPSLDYASIKNSDIVVEAVVEHPKVKATVLAEVEGYVSEDAIIASNTSTISINLLAKSLKKPERFCGMHFFNPVHKMPLVEIIRGEHSSEETIATVVAYASKMGKTPIVVNDCPGFFVNRVLFPYFAGFSGLLADGADFAAVDKVMEKQFGWPMGPAYLLDVVGLDTGHHAQAVMAEGFPDRMGKNGKDAIDIMFENKRLGQKNTKGFYAYSVDRRGKPKKDIDQTSYELLSAEFGTLKAFESDDIIARCMIPMIIETVRCLEEGIIASPAEGDMGLVYGIGFPPFRGGVFRYLDTMGVANFVALADKYAHLGGLYKVTDAMRALAANNGSYYQA from the coding sequence ATGATCTACCAAAGCCCTACCATCCAGGTTGAGTTACTTGAAGACAATATTGCCAAGCTGTGCTTTAACGCACCGGGCTCGGTAAACAAATTTGACAGAGAAACTCTAGCCTCTTTAGATGCTGCACTAGATAGCATCAAGCAAAGTACTGATATAAAAGCATTAATACTTACTTCAGCTAAAAGCACATTTATTGTGGGCGCTGATATCACTGAGTTTTTAGAGTTATTTAAGCAAGACGATGCCACACTACTTGCTTGGGTTGAACAAGCCAATGCGGTATTCAATAAGCTTGAAGATTTACCTTTCCCTACGGTATCAGCTATTAATGGTTTTGCTTTAGGCGGTGGATGTGAAACGGTTCTAGCAACGGACTTACGTGTAGCGGATACCAACGCACTTATTGGTTTGCCTGAAACAAAATTAGGCTTAATTCCTGGCTTTGGTGGTACGGTTCGCCTACCTCGCGTAATCGGTGCTGACAATGCTTTAGAGTGGATCACATCAGGTAAAGAACAACGTCCTGACGATGCGCTTAAAGTCGGTGCAATTGATGCGGTAGTGGCTCCAGAAAACCTACACACAGCAGCAATTCAAATGTTACATGACGCATTAGCGGGCAACTTAGATTGGCAAGCTCGTCGTAAGCAAAAGCAATCACCGCTGCTACTAGGTAAGCTTGAGGCTATGATGTCGTTCGCCACAGCCAAAGGCATGGTGTTCTCTATTGCCGGTAAACATTATCCAGCGCCAATGGCTGCTGTGAATGTTATCGAAAAAGCGGCGACTTTAGATCGCGCTGGTGCATTGCAAGTTGAAGCTCAGGCTTTTATTAAGCTTGCTAAAACAGACGTTGCGACAGCATTGATTGGTATTTTCTTAAATGACCAACTTGTTAAAGGCAAAGCGAAGAAAGCCAGCAAATTAGCTAAAGATGTTAACCAAGCTGCTGTATTGGGTGCAGGTATTATGGGCGGCGGTATTGCTTACCAAAGCGCCAGCAAAGGCACACCGATTGTCATGAAAGACATCGCTCAGCCAGCATTAGAGTTAGGCTTGAACGAAGCGGCTAAAATTCTGACAACACAAGTTGCACGCGGTCGCTCTACGCCAGAAAAAATGGCTAAAGTATTAAACAACATCACACCTTCTCTAGATTATGCCTCTATCAAAAATAGCGACATCGTTGTAGAGGCGGTTGTTGAACATCCAAAAGTTAAGGCCACTGTACTGGCAGAAGTTGAAGGCTATGTATCTGAAGATGCGATTATTGCTTCAAATACATCAACAATCTCTATTAACTTACTGGCTAAAAGCCTTAAGAAACCTGAACGCTTCTGCGGCATGCACTTCTTTAACCCTGTGCACAAAATGCCATTAGTTGAAATTATCCGTGGTGAGCACAGCTCAGAAGAAACCATCGCAACTGTCGTTGCTTACGCCAGCAAAATGGGTAAAACCCCGATTGTTGTTAACGATTGCCCTGGCTTCTTCGTTAACCGCGTATTGTTCCCATACTTTGCAGGTTTTAGCGGACTACTAGCTGATGGTGCTGACTTTGCCGCTGTCGATAAAGTTATGGAAAAACAGTTCGGCTGGCCAATGGGTCCAGCTTACTTACTTGACGTAGTCGGTTTAGATACAGGTCATCACGCACAAGCAGTAATGGCTGAAGGTTTTCCTGATCGCATGGGTAAAAATGGCAAAGATGCCATCGACATTATGTTCGAAAATAAGCGTCTAGGTCAGAAAAACACTAAAGGTTTTTATGCTTACTCGGTTGACCGTCGTGGTAAACCAAAGAAAGACATTGACCAAACAAGCTATGAATTATTAAGCGCTGAGTTCGGTACATTAAAAGCATTCGAGTCAGATGACATCATAGCTCGCTGTATGATCCCGATGATAATTGAAACAGTTCGCTGTTTAGAAGAAGGCATTATTGCATCACCAGCTGAAGGCGACATGGGTCTAGTATACGGTATTGGTTTTCCACCATTCCGTGGCGGTGTATTCCGTTACTTAGACACCATGGGCGTAGCAAACTTTGTTGCCCTAGCAGACAAATACGCACATCTTGGTGGCTTATATAAAGTTACCGATGCAATGCGCGCACTTGCAGCCAACAACGGTAGTTACTACCAAGCCTAA
- the pepQ gene encoding Xaa-Pro dipeptidase: MDQLDSLYHVHIAELNRRVAEVTRRENFAGVVIHSGQPHRQFLDDMNYPFKVNPHFKAWLPILDNPNCWIIANGVDKPILVFYRPVDFWHKVSDVPDAFWTAHFDIKLLTKADKIAEFLPKDLSNWAYIGEHLDVADVLEFKSRNPDAVMNYLHYHRADKTQYELECLRRANKIAVRGHKAAKSAFFNGGSEFEIQQHYLAEISQGENEMPYGNIIALNQNAAILHYMTLAHVKPKQRLSFLIDAGASYHGYAADITRTYAFEKNRFSELIAALNLQQLAIVDAMKPGVKYTDLHIMTHERIAQLLIDFELAHSDVAALVDSGVTRAFFPHGLGHMLGLQVHDMGGYSHDERGTHIPAPENHPFLRCTRTLAANQVLTIEPGIYIIDTLLNDLSDNAKQLVNWQTVDVMRPFGGIRIEDNVIVHSDRNENMTRELGLD, from the coding sequence ATGGATCAGCTGGATAGCTTATATCATGTGCATATTGCCGAGTTAAACCGTCGGGTTGCTGAAGTCACCCGTCGTGAGAATTTCGCAGGAGTCGTTATTCATTCAGGACAACCCCATCGTCAGTTTTTAGATGATATGAATTATCCATTTAAGGTGAACCCCCATTTCAAAGCATGGCTGCCTATTCTTGATAATCCAAATTGCTGGATTATTGCCAACGGGGTTGATAAGCCAATATTAGTCTTTTATCGTCCAGTGGATTTTTGGCATAAGGTGAGTGATGTCCCTGATGCATTTTGGACTGCACACTTTGACATTAAGTTATTAACCAAAGCTGACAAAATTGCCGAGTTTTTACCTAAAGACTTGAGCAATTGGGCTTATATTGGTGAACATTTAGATGTAGCTGATGTATTAGAGTTTAAGTCTCGTAACCCAGATGCGGTAATGAATTACTTGCATTATCACCGCGCAGACAAAACACAATATGAACTTGAGTGTTTACGTCGAGCAAACAAAATTGCAGTTAGAGGTCACAAAGCGGCCAAAAGTGCATTTTTCAATGGTGGCAGTGAGTTTGAGATCCAGCAACACTATTTAGCTGAAATCAGCCAAGGCGAAAACGAAATGCCATACGGCAATATCATCGCCTTGAATCAAAATGCGGCTATTTTGCATTACATGACATTAGCCCACGTAAAGCCAAAGCAGCGTTTATCGTTTCTTATTGATGCAGGTGCAAGTTACCATGGGTATGCCGCTGATATTACCCGTACTTATGCATTCGAGAAAAATCGTTTTTCAGAACTAATTGCGGCATTAAATCTGCAGCAACTTGCGATTGTCGATGCAATGAAACCGGGGGTGAAGTATACCGATTTACATATTATGACCCATGAGCGAATTGCGCAGTTATTGATAGACTTTGAACTGGCTCATTCTGATGTGGCAGCGCTGGTTGATTCTGGTGTCACGCGGGCATTTTTCCCCCATGGGCTAGGACACATGCTTGGTTTACAGGTGCATGATATGGGCGGGTATTCCCATGATGAACGTGGGACTCATATACCTGCACCCGAAAATCATCCTTTCCTACGCTGCACTCGTACTTTAGCGGCAAACCAAGTACTGACGATTGAGCCAGGCATCTATATTATCGATACCTTACTTAATGATTTAAGCGATAATGCTAAGCAGTTAGTTAATTGGCAAACGGTTGATGTGATGCGACCTTTTGGTGGTATACGTATTGAAGATAATGTAATTGTGCACAGTGATCGAAATGAGAACATGACAAGAGAGTTGGGTCTTGACTGA
- a CDS encoding YigZ family protein, translating into MTESYLIPDLNLLIEEEIKHSRFISFLFHCPDQSVMKLMLTNIKQDYPGASHYCYAFVAGAPNEMVNVGSSDDGEPGGSAGRPMLASLQGANVGEVGAIVVRYFGGTKLGVGGLMRAYSSGIKQGISQLSLRTKYIRYSIKLSCSYAQLVDVEYLVVQHDGVILAKEFSEKVDITFELAKDALADFNTKLATMTQGTLQVKFTV; encoded by the coding sequence TTGACTGAGAGCTATTTAATACCTGATTTGAACTTGTTGATTGAAGAAGAGATAAAGCATAGTCGCTTTATCTCTTTTCTATTTCACTGCCCAGATCAAAGTGTTATGAAGTTAATGCTTACTAACATCAAACAAGATTACCCAGGAGCCAGCCATTATTGCTATGCCTTTGTTGCCGGCGCGCCTAACGAGATGGTGAATGTTGGCTCCAGTGACGATGGCGAACCTGGTGGGAGTGCCGGACGCCCTATGCTAGCAAGCCTACAAGGTGCTAATGTCGGCGAGGTTGGCGCGATAGTAGTACGTTACTTTGGCGGCACAAAGCTTGGAGTGGGTGGGTTAATGCGTGCTTATAGCTCTGGCATAAAGCAGGGCATTAGTCAGTTAAGTTTACGGACTAAGTATATTCGTTACTCGATTAAACTTTCATGCAGTTATGCGCAACTCGTTGATGTTGAATATTTAGTAGTTCAACATGATGGGGTTATTTTAGCGAAAGAGTTCAGTGAAAAAGTCGATATTACATTTGAGTTAGCAAAAGATGCCTTAGCTGATTTTAATACTAAGTTAGCCACAATGACTCAAGGGACGCTTCAAGTGAAGTTTACTGTATGA